The genomic DNA TTTCATTTATATACGGTTCTCAAACTATTGAAAATGAAGCTGCTATGGTAGCACGTGTTAAATCCCACAAAGCTGGTTTTGTTGTAAGTGATTCAAATATTAAACCTGATAACACATTAAAAGACATACTTGACTTAAAAGAAAAAACTGGACATTCTACAGTAGCTGTTACTGAAGATGGAACTTCAACTGGTAAATTATTGGGTATTGTTGCAAGTCGTGATTATCGTATAAGTCGTATGGATTTAGATACTAAAGTTAGTGAATTTATGACTCCTATGTCATCTATAGTTTATGCTAACAAAGATGTTACTTTAAAGGAAGCAAACAACATTATATGGGACCACAAACTTAATTCTCTTCCTGTACTTGATGATAATGGTAATCTTATGTATATGGTATTCCGTAAAGATTACTCTTCTCATAAAGAAAATCCACTTGAACTTTTAGATTCTTCTAAGAGATATGTAGTTGGAGCTGGTATTAATACTAGAGACTTTGCTGAACGTGTTCCTGCTTTAGTTGAAGCTGGTGCTGATGTTTTATGTATAGATTCTTCAGAAGGTTTTTCTGAGTGGCAAAAAATAACACTTGATTTCATTCGTGAAAAATATGGTGATACAGTTAAGGTAGGAGCTGGAAATGTAGTTGACCGCGAAGGATTCCTTTACCTAGCTGAAGCTGGTGCTGACTTCGTTAAAGTTGGTATTGGTGGTGGTTCTATATGTATAACTCGTGAACAAAAAGGTATAGGACGTGGACAAGCTACTTCTATAATTGAAGTTGCTCAAGCTAGAGACGAATACTTTGAAAAAACAGGTATTTATATTCCAATTTGCTCTGATGGTGGTATCGTTTATGACCATCATATAACTTTAGCTTTAGCTATGGGTGCAGATTTTATAATGCTTGGTAGATACTTCTCTCGTTTTGATGAGAGTCCAACTAACAAAGTTAATATAAATGGTAGTTATATGAAAGAGTATTGGGGAGAAGGTTCTGCTCGTGCTAGAAACTGGCAAAGATATGACCTTGGTGGAGATAAGAAACTTTCTTTTGAAGAAGGTGTTGACTCTTATGTGCCTTATGCTGGTTCTTTGAAAGACAATGTAACTCTTTCTTTAAGTAAAGTTCGTTCTACTATGTGTAACTGTGGAGCACTTAGCATTCCTGAACTTCAAAAAAATGCTAAACTTACACTTGTATCTTCTACTAGTATAGTTGAAGGTGGAGCTCATGATGTTATGTTAAAAGATAATAGAAATTTATAATATAAATATACTTTAATCATTTAAACAATGAAAAAGAGACTTATCTCTATTTTGAGACAGTCTCTTTTTATATTAGTATAATTTTTATTTAACTGTAAATTCAAGAAGCTTACTTTTAAGTTCATTTTCTATTTTTGATAATTCAACTTCTGCTTCTTGTCTCTTTATTCTACCATCATGTTGTATTTTAACTACCTCATCAATAGTAGATATTAGAGATTGATTCGTTTTCTTAATTGTGTCTATATCTACAATTCCTCTTTCTGATTCTTTTGCTGTTTCTATTGTTCCCATCTTCAAAGTTTCTGCATTCTTTAATAAAAGCTCATTTGTCATATTACTAACTTCACGCTGTGCTTTCATAGCTTGATTTAAGTGAGAAATTCCAAGAGCAAGCACTATTTGATTTTTCCATAATGGAATGGTATTTACTATAGTTGATTGAATCTTTTCTGCCATCAGATTATTACTATTTTGAACCAATCTTATCTGAGGAGCCATTTGAAGCGATACCATTCTAGTTAATTCTAAGTCATGAATTTTCTTTTCAAATCTGTCACAAAGTGAAACCATATCATTTACAGATTGAGCATCTTCTGTTGAACCAGATAAACGAGCTTTTTCTCTCAACTTTGGCATCTCATATTCTTTCATATCCTTTAATTTTTGTTTTCCTGCTATAATATACATAGTAAGCTCTTTTGAGTAAGCTAAGTTCAATTCATACATCTTATCAAGCATTGCTATATCTTTCAATATTTTAACCTGATGCTTTTGAAGCTCTTTGCTTACTTTATCCACATTTACCTCTGCACTATCATACTTAGTTTTTAAATTTGAAATTTTATTATTTGCCTTTTTAAAAATTCCTAAAAAACCACTTTGTTCTTTTTCATCTGCTGAAAATGCTTTTAAATCAGTAACTAGATTTGTAAGCATATCTCCAACTTCTCCTAAATCTCTTGTTTTTACACTCTTTAAAGCTGTTTCAGAAAAACTTGCTACCTTTTTTTGAGCACCAGCTCCATATTGCAAAATCATATTTGTATTTGTAATATCTATTTTTTCCGCAAATTCCTTTACCATCTTGCGTTCAGATTCAGACAGTTTTTCTTCTTCTGGGTCTTTTTCATCCTTTTTCATTAATAAGTCAGAATTATCTATATCATTAGTGTTTGATTCTTCTCCAAATGGGTCAAGTGTCAAAGTTGGCATAACTGGTATATCATCTAAATTATTCATTGTATCTTTCTCTCCTCTTCCTTCATAAAGTACTGATTAACTTATATAATACACATTTTATACTTTATGACTAATTAATTGTTTAAAAATAACAGAATATTTTTTCTATTGAAGTTAAAATTTACCACTCGTTAATCCTTCTTGGACTAACATATTCTCTAAAACAGTA from Clostridioides difficile ATCC 9689 = DSM 1296 includes the following:
- a CDS encoding IMP dehydrogenase; its protein translation is MAFYFDTPSHTFSEYLLVPGFSSTDCIPANVSLKTPVTKFKKGEEADIYMNIPLTSAIMQSVSDDKMAIALAKEGGISFIYGSQTIENEAAMVARVKSHKAGFVVSDSNIKPDNTLKDILDLKEKTGHSTVAVTEDGTSTGKLLGIVASRDYRISRMDLDTKVSEFMTPMSSIVYANKDVTLKEANNIIWDHKLNSLPVLDDNGNLMYMVFRKDYSSHKENPLELLDSSKRYVVGAGINTRDFAERVPALVEAGADVLCIDSSEGFSEWQKITLDFIREKYGDTVKVGAGNVVDREGFLYLAEAGADFVKVGIGGGSICITREQKGIGRGQATSIIEVAQARDEYFEKTGIYIPICSDGGIVYDHHITLALAMGADFIMLGRYFSRFDESPTNKVNINGSYMKEYWGEGSARARNWQRYDLGGDKKLSFEEGVDSYVPYAGSLKDNVTLSLSKVRSTMCNCGALSIPELQKNAKLTLVSSTSIVEGGAHDVMLKDNRNL
- a CDS encoding toxic anion resistance protein translates to MNNLDDIPVMPTLTLDPFGEESNTNDIDNSDLLMKKDEKDPEEEKLSESERKMVKEFAEKIDITNTNMILQYGAGAQKKVASFSETALKSVKTRDLGEVGDMLTNLVTDLKAFSADEKEQSGFLGIFKKANNKISNLKTKYDSAEVNVDKVSKELQKHQVKILKDIAMLDKMYELNLAYSKELTMYIIAGKQKLKDMKEYEMPKLREKARLSGSTEDAQSVNDMVSLCDRFEKKIHDLELTRMVSLQMAPQIRLVQNSNNLMAEKIQSTIVNTIPLWKNQIVLALGISHLNQAMKAQREVSNMTNELLLKNAETLKMGTIETAKESERGIVDIDTIKKTNQSLISTIDEVVKIQHDGRIKRQEAEVELSKIENELKSKLLEFTVK